From the Vicinamibacterales bacterium genome, one window contains:
- a CDS encoding transglutaminase-like domain-containing protein, translating to MRRRIVVGLTASTLMGVVFLVAMMPVATQQGINYEVSTHHVSLHQKVFDFVYRSNHYQLLADEATLGTSTDQERVLAVFDWTQRNIPRTPKGWTVVDDHILNIIIRGHGTADQRADVFTTLSTYAGVPAFWAKVRLQKSQDGIILSFALVDGRWVVFDVDNGVAFRNDRGDLATSGDLRNRRDLIPSRLYDLKVGGTPYPRFLEHLQRPPVPNPLRAELQMSGQRLRYELRRVLSVGESDGFQR from the coding sequence GTGCGCCGTCGTATTGTGGTTGGCTTAACGGCATCGACTCTCATGGGGGTGGTCTTTCTTGTTGCCATGATGCCAGTGGCGACTCAACAGGGGATCAACTACGAAGTTTCGACCCACCATGTATCGCTTCATCAGAAAGTTTTCGATTTTGTCTATCGGTCTAACCACTATCAGTTACTTGCTGATGAGGCTACCCTAGGTACGTCGACTGACCAGGAGCGAGTGCTTGCTGTTTTCGACTGGACACAGCGAAATATTCCTCGGACTCCTAAAGGATGGACGGTTGTCGACGACCATATCTTGAACATCATCATCCGCGGCCATGGCACGGCAGACCAGCGCGCGGATGTATTCACGACGCTGAGCACGTATGCAGGCGTTCCAGCTTTCTGGGCGAAGGTAAGGCTTCAAAAGTCACAGGACGGCATCATCCTGTCCTTTGCGTTGGTTGATGGCCGCTGGGTGGTGTTCGATGTGGACAACGGAGTCGCGTTCCGTAACGACCGGGGTGATTTGGCGACCTCAGGCGATCTACGCAATCGGCGAGACCTCATACCTTCGAGGTTATATGACCTGAAGGTTGGAGGCACCCCATACCCTCGATTCTTGGAGCATTTGCAGCGTCCGCCAGTACCGAACCCTCTTCGCGCAGAGTTGCAGATGTCAGGGCAGCGATTACGGTATGAGTTGAGACGCGTGCTAAGTGTAGGGGAGAGCGATGGATTTCAACGGTAA
- the pseB gene encoding UDP-N-acetylglucosamine 4,6-dehydratase (inverting), which produces MDFNGKVILITGGTGSFGQKFLETVLERYEPRKVIVFSRDELKQSEMAREFGGPNVRYFIGDVRDLDRLKRAMHGVDVVVHAAAMKQVPACEYNPFEAVKTNVLGGANVIEASIDAGVNKVLAISTDKAVNPVNLYGATKLCTEKLFVQGNSYVAEGGTRFSCARYGNVVGSRGSVIPLFVEQHQSGTITVTDERMTRFWITLQQGVDFVIQSLGVMEGGEIFVPKIPSMHILDLAKAVAPGSQVEFRGIRPGEKLHEVLVSEDESHHTLEHEKFFVITPLHSWWRSDNWQNGQPVPTGFRFSSDANTQWLSVDDLRALVDDITQDL; this is translated from the coding sequence ATGGATTTCAACGGTAAGGTCATTCTAATCACAGGTGGGACAGGGTCATTTGGGCAAAAGTTTCTAGAGACGGTTCTGGAGCGGTATGAACCGCGAAAGGTCATTGTCTTTAGTCGTGACGAGTTGAAACAGTCCGAGATGGCCAGGGAATTCGGTGGACCGAACGTCCGCTACTTCATTGGCGATGTGCGTGACTTGGACCGCCTCAAGCGTGCCATGCATGGTGTTGACGTAGTGGTCCACGCGGCGGCAATGAAACAGGTGCCAGCGTGTGAATACAACCCCTTCGAGGCTGTTAAGACCAATGTGCTAGGTGGGGCGAATGTGATCGAAGCATCCATTGATGCTGGCGTCAACAAAGTTCTCGCTATCAGTACGGACAAAGCAGTGAACCCCGTCAACCTGTATGGAGCGACGAAGCTCTGCACCGAGAAACTGTTCGTGCAGGGAAATTCCTACGTTGCCGAGGGTGGCACACGTTTCAGTTGTGCTCGGTATGGCAACGTTGTGGGAAGCCGCGGGAGTGTGATCCCACTGTTTGTTGAGCAACATCAGAGTGGAACCATTACCGTTACCGACGAACGGATGACGCGCTTCTGGATCACCTTGCAGCAGGGTGTGGACTTTGTCATTCAGAGTCTGGGCGTGATGGAGGGCGGTGAGATTTTCGTGCCTAAGATTCCCAGTATGCACATTCTTGATCTTGCCAAGGCCGTTGCACCAGGGAGTCAGGTTGAATTCCGAGGGATTCGGCCCGGGGAAAAATTACACGAGGTGCTCGTCTCAGAGGATGAGTCCCACCATACGCTTGAGCACGAGAAATTCTTTGTCATCACACCGCTCCATTCTTGGTGGCGCAGTGACAACTGGCAAAATGGCCAGCCGGTGCCCACCGGGTTTCGATTTAGTAGCGACGCAAATACGCAATGGCTCTCGGTGGACGACTTACGCGCGTTGGTAGATGACATTACGCAAGATTTATGA
- the pseC gene encoding UDP-4-amino-4,6-dideoxy-N-acetyl-beta-L-altrosamine transaminase, which produces MTSNPRRDTPLAIHGGPPVRKALLPYGRQTLTEADVAAATEVLRSDWLTTGPKVAEFEEAIADYVDARHAVSFSSGTAALHAAVLAAGLKPGDEAITTPLTFCATANAALYGGGTPVFADVRDETLTIDPKEVERRITPRTKALLPVDYAGQPADLDALLALADRHELLVIEDAAHALGAKYRSRMVGSISHMSVFSFHAVKHLTTGEGGMVTTNNSDFAQRLREVRNHGIDSDARARQAAGHWHYEMTTLGFNYRLTDIACALGLAQLPRLSANLARRRAIAVRYGKALATVPSLTLPIVAADVTSAWHLYPVRVDASIDRAEVFNALRAEGLGVNVHYIPVHLHPYYRSRFGYRGGEFPIAETASGRLISLPMFHGMTDEDVDDVIFAVEKVMNYF; this is translated from the coding sequence ATGACCTCTAACCCTCGGCGGGACACGCCTCTGGCAATTCACGGTGGCCCTCCTGTCCGTAAAGCGCTATTGCCGTATGGCCGACAGACGCTAACTGAGGCAGATGTGGCTGCGGCAACGGAGGTGTTGCGCTCGGACTGGCTTACCACGGGTCCGAAGGTTGCAGAATTCGAAGAGGCGATAGCCGACTACGTTGATGCGCGGCACGCAGTGTCATTTAGTTCTGGGACGGCAGCACTTCATGCCGCTGTACTTGCTGCTGGACTCAAGCCTGGTGACGAGGCGATTACAACGCCGCTTACATTTTGCGCGACTGCCAATGCGGCGCTTTACGGCGGGGGCACACCGGTCTTTGCTGATGTTAGGGACGAGACCCTGACGATCGATCCGAAAGAGGTCGAACGCCGTATCACGCCGAGAACGAAGGCGCTTTTACCCGTTGACTATGCAGGTCAACCGGCGGACCTTGATGCGCTGTTGGCCCTTGCGGATCGTCATGAGTTGCTCGTTATCGAGGATGCAGCGCATGCGTTGGGCGCTAAGTATCGAAGTCGTATGGTGGGGTCCATTAGTCACATGTCTGTGTTCAGTTTCCATGCGGTCAAACACTTGACGACGGGTGAGGGGGGCATGGTCACGACGAATAACTCTGATTTTGCGCAGCGGCTCCGCGAGGTTCGAAACCACGGGATAGATAGCGATGCTCGTGCACGCCAGGCCGCTGGACACTGGCATTATGAGATGACGACGCTCGGGTTCAATTATCGGCTGACTGATATTGCGTGTGCCTTGGGCCTTGCACAGCTTCCGCGTCTATCTGCTAACTTGGCTAGGCGACGAGCGATCGCCGTGCGCTATGGAAAGGCGCTAGCCACTGTTCCTAGCCTGACGCTGCCGATTGTGGCGGCTGATGTGACCTCTGCTTGGCATTTGTATCCCGTGCGTGTCGATGCCTCAATCGATCGAGCCGAAGTATTTAATGCGCTGCGGGCAGAAGGTCTAGGCGTAAATGTACACTACATACCAGTTCACCTTCACCCGTATTACCGTAGCCGATTCGGCTACAGGGGTGGCGAGTTTCCGATCGCGGAAACCGCGTCCGGTCGGCTCATTAGCCTGCCGATGTTTCACGGGATGACTGACGAAGACGTCGACGATGTGATCTTCGCTGTAGAAAAAGTAATGAACTACTTTTAA
- a CDS encoding glycosyltransferase family protein produces the protein MTVGAIVQARLGSTRLPGKALLDIAGTSMVARVLDRTRRAQTIDRVILATTTTSQDDRLVEYVRGLPVEVYRGDEDDVLDRYYQTAEHYALDVVVRITSDCPLLDPGLIDQVVQPLLDSLSTVDFSANTLVRTFPRGLDVEAVTSTALKRVWRTAKAPHQRAHVFPYVDEHPEEFSTVSITDEIDRSWMRWTVDFEEDLTFVRQVCRFLETQEFTWRDVLMLLERQPELLRINEMVRQKSAHDL, from the coding sequence ATGACCGTTGGCGCGATAGTGCAGGCCCGCTTAGGCTCGACGCGGCTTCCTGGCAAAGCCTTGCTCGACATCGCGGGGACTTCGATGGTCGCAAGAGTACTCGACCGAACCCGTCGAGCACAGACCATCGACCGCGTGATCTTAGCGACCACCACCACCTCTCAGGACGATCGGCTCGTGGAATACGTGCGTGGACTACCGGTTGAGGTTTACCGAGGGGATGAGGATGATGTCCTGGACCGCTACTACCAAACAGCCGAGCACTACGCGCTGGATGTTGTGGTCAGGATTACATCCGATTGTCCTTTACTTGACCCAGGTCTCATTGACCAAGTTGTTCAGCCTCTCCTCGATTCGTTGTCAACAGTGGATTTCTCGGCGAACACTCTAGTGCGAACTTTTCCTCGTGGTCTCGACGTTGAAGCCGTGACTTCGACTGCGTTGAAACGTGTCTGGCGGACAGCGAAGGCGCCGCACCAGCGGGCGCATGTGTTCCCATACGTCGACGAGCACCCCGAGGAGTTTTCAACCGTGAGTATCACCGATGAGATTGATCGCTCCTGGATGCGCTGGACTGTGGATTTCGAGGAGGATTTAACCTTTGTTCGCCAGGTCTGCCGCTTTCTTGAGACTCAAGAATTCACGTGGCGAGATGTGCTGATGCTGTTAGAACGGCAGCCTGAGTTGCTGCGGATCAATGAGATGGTGCGTCAGAAATCTGCGCACGACCTTTGA
- a CDS encoding PIG-L family deacetylase, with the protein MTILVIAAHPDDEVLGCGGTIARYANEDDVHIAILGEGVSSRYEQRTDVPAAQLQKLQADAKAAAEVLGARSVSFCGLPDNRFDEVGLLNLIKPVEKWVETFRPDAIYTHHPGDLNIDHSMTFRAVLTATRPDASRVSVPNLYTFEVPSSTDWAFQRVSPVFRPNVFVDIKDSLDCKITAMQCYESERREAPHPRSPEVLRAAATRWGSTAGMSCVEAFELIRSVR; encoded by the coding sequence ATGACTATTCTCGTCATTGCTGCGCATCCTGATGACGAAGTTCTCGGGTGCGGTGGCACGATTGCTCGTTACGCTAATGAAGACGATGTCCATATCGCTATTCTTGGCGAGGGGGTCAGTTCCAGATACGAGCAACGAACCGACGTGCCCGCGGCGCAGCTCCAGAAGCTCCAGGCGGACGCCAAAGCGGCGGCGGAGGTTCTGGGTGCGCGGTCGGTGTCGTTTTGCGGACTGCCGGATAACCGATTCGACGAAGTTGGGTTACTAAACCTCATCAAACCGGTTGAGAAGTGGGTGGAAACATTTAGGCCCGATGCCATCTATACACACCATCCTGGTGATTTGAATATCGATCACAGTATGACGTTCCGAGCTGTGCTTACAGCTACCCGTCCAGATGCTTCTAGAGTGAGTGTGCCTAATCTTTATACCTTCGAAGTGCCGTCGTCGACCGATTGGGCCTTCCAACGGGTGTCGCCGGTGTTTCGGCCAAACGTATTCGTGGACATTAAGGATTCCCTCGACTGTAAGATCACCGCCATGCAGTGCTATGAAAGTGAGCGACGTGAAGCACCACACCCCCGCTCGCCAGAAGTGTTGCGGGCTGCGGCTACGCGGTGGGGTTCCACGGCAGGAATGTCGTGTGTTGAGGCCTTCGAGTTGATTCGGTCGGTGAGGTAG
- a CDS encoding N-acetylneuraminate synthase family protein — MIIIAEIGINHNGSVHLAHELIRQAKAGGADIAKFQFYDPYKVFGPDGTYPDPEALSQALTVQFGFDQAAQLKTWCEQEGIEFMASVFDLERFKWMESLGVSRHKVASRVVQDRKLCEHILATGLETFISLGFWDGQGVPYQRSNARYLYCVPKYPCPYEDICLPQGFADSIYEGFSDHTIGIEAALVAVGRGARIIEKHFTLNKGLSGPDHICSATPDELGELVCLARLMEKFD; from the coding sequence TTGATCATCATTGCGGAGATTGGTATTAACCACAACGGCAGCGTTCATCTTGCGCACGAGTTAATCAGGCAAGCCAAGGCTGGGGGCGCTGACATCGCCAAGTTTCAATTTTATGATCCATACAAAGTGTTTGGGCCAGACGGCACTTATCCAGACCCCGAAGCGCTCAGCCAAGCTCTAACTGTGCAGTTCGGTTTTGACCAGGCGGCGCAACTTAAGACTTGGTGCGAGCAGGAGGGCATTGAGTTCATGGCTTCAGTGTTCGACCTCGAGCGATTCAAGTGGATGGAATCCCTCGGCGTTAGCCGGCACAAGGTTGCGAGCCGTGTCGTGCAAGATCGGAAGCTGTGTGAACACATTCTAGCAACCGGACTCGAGACGTTTATCTCGCTCGGGTTCTGGGATGGTCAAGGCGTACCCTATCAGCGCTCCAACGCACGATATCTGTACTGTGTTCCTAAATACCCGTGTCCCTACGAAGATATTTGCCTGCCACAAGGGTTCGCTGACTCAATCTATGAAGGATTTAGTGATCACACGATCGGTATTGAGGCAGCGCTGGTTGCGGTGGGGCGTGGTGCACGCATTATTGAAAAGCACTTTACACTTAACAAGGGACTTTCGGGACCAGACCATATCTGCAGTGCGACGCCAGATGAGTTAGGAGAACTCGTATGCCTGGCGCGTCTTATGGAGAAATTTGACTGA
- a CDS encoding glycosyltransferase family A protein: MKSPDISIVITNHNYGKYIRRCLRSLINQDLERNRYEIIIVDDHSTDDSLEAVRTFQGAGDVKVIVNKRNLGVGASSRIGVDNSRGKYFVRVDADDYVQPPFLSMLYNFLKFCPQYSGVSCDYFVTDADERILSVESFSEKGLACGLMLRTSYLERIGSYNKKKKVFEDVDLFERIDSMKLFHLPVPLYNYVKHDNSLTHRA, translated from the coding sequence ATGAAGTCACCAGACATCTCGATTGTAATCACCAACCACAACTACGGAAAGTATATTCGCCGCTGTCTACGCTCCTTAATCAATCAAGATTTAGAGCGCAATCGCTACGAGATCATTATCGTTGATGACCACAGTACTGACGATTCCCTCGAAGCGGTAAGAACCTTCCAGGGGGCCGGCGACGTGAAGGTCATTGTTAATAAACGCAACCTAGGTGTTGGTGCCAGTTCGCGAATTGGGGTGGATAACTCCCGTGGAAAGTATTTCGTTCGGGTGGATGCGGACGATTATGTTCAGCCACCGTTTCTCTCGATGCTCTACAACTTTTTAAAGTTCTGCCCGCAATACTCTGGTGTTTCATGTGACTATTTCGTGACCGATGCCGACGAACGCATTTTGTCAGTTGAATCGTTTAGCGAAAAAGGTCTCGCGTGTGGACTGATGCTGCGGACCTCGTATCTCGAGCGCATTGGTTCGTATAACAAGAAGAAGAAAGTGTTCGAGGACGTCGACTTATTTGAACGGATCGATTCAATGAAACTCTTTCATTTGCCGGTGCCGCTCTATAACTATGTGAAGCACGACAACTCACTGACTCACCGTGCCTGA
- a CDS encoding ABC transporter ATP-binding protein: MPDVSSRGPTATPPAFMWLIFRYARRHAGIVGLVAGVTLVGNLFAVLQPAILAALLTSLSLTPPQAIPASGSWLDLNSLGVRVTGLFLGTGATGNNVAVFFGLLFLLQSTLVAGATYLADYGAAWLRTRYAKLIQHDLLKHLLHQDMAFFSRERTGELISRVSTDATNTAAALGPLVRSLIHHNVQIVIYSAYLFSTSVWLTFGSLGLLLLQFGLTQVLKKPIRRRTREQTDSSAELVGAVQEALTSVRVTKSFGAESFELNKLDATIDRVSSAVLHESRIKKAEGPTRSVLDAFAVLGIFLIAVLEVRAGELTLEGLLLFTYVGKLLIGPINHSATSFLWVEATKAAYGRVSELLTERPTIIDGDVPKTSFDKAIQVQGVSFSYGRRRAIENVTLEVRKGDFVALVGPSGAGKSTLADLVLRLYDPEAGTILMDGVDVRTYHQREYRQLFGVVSQENLLFHDTVRNNIRFGRPSLTDADLERAARIANAHDFIMALPQGYDTLIGDRGTRLSGGERQRVAIARAVVHRPKILILDEATSALDSTSERLVQDAINRVVSEATAIVIAHRLSTVMHADRIVVLDRGRIEAIGSHSDLLDVSPTYRHFCSLQLSALDIPLTPKEDGA; encoded by the coding sequence GTGCCTGACGTTTCTTCACGTGGACCGACGGCTACGCCACCTGCGTTCATGTGGCTGATCTTTCGGTATGCACGACGCCATGCTGGCATCGTCGGACTCGTTGCCGGCGTGACGCTGGTTGGCAATCTTTTCGCTGTCTTGCAGCCGGCGATTCTGGCCGCACTGCTTACAAGCCTCTCGTTAACGCCCCCTCAGGCCATCCCGGCCTCCGGGTCCTGGCTCGACCTCAACTCACTCGGCGTGCGCGTTACGGGCTTATTTCTTGGAACTGGTGCGACCGGAAACAACGTAGCGGTCTTTTTCGGGCTGCTCTTCCTACTGCAATCAACGTTGGTGGCGGGCGCTACCTACCTGGCGGACTATGGGGCTGCTTGGCTACGGACTCGCTATGCGAAGCTCATTCAACACGACTTGCTTAAGCATCTGCTGCACCAGGATATGGCTTTCTTCTCCCGGGAGCGGACAGGTGAACTCATCTCACGAGTCTCGACAGATGCGACGAATACGGCGGCCGCTCTAGGACCGCTCGTTCGGAGCCTGATTCATCACAATGTCCAGATCGTAATCTACTCGGCGTACTTGTTCAGCACTAGTGTTTGGCTAACATTTGGCTCACTGGGGTTGTTACTGCTTCAGTTCGGTCTCACACAGGTGCTCAAGAAACCGATCCGCCGTCGCACCAGGGAGCAAACTGATAGCAGTGCCGAGTTAGTTGGAGCCGTGCAGGAGGCTCTGACGAGCGTACGCGTTACCAAATCCTTTGGTGCAGAGTCGTTCGAGTTGAACAAGCTCGATGCAACAATCGATCGCGTATCCTCGGCGGTCCTGCACGAGAGTCGTATCAAGAAGGCCGAGGGGCCCACTCGGTCGGTTCTGGATGCATTCGCCGTACTGGGGATCTTTCTCATTGCCGTTCTTGAAGTCCGTGCGGGTGAGCTAACGCTTGAGGGTCTACTGCTGTTCACTTATGTCGGGAAGCTATTGATCGGTCCGATTAACCATTCGGCAACGAGCTTTCTGTGGGTGGAAGCGACAAAGGCGGCTTATGGTCGCGTCAGCGAATTACTCACCGAAAGGCCAACAATTATCGATGGGGACGTGCCAAAGACCTCGTTTGATAAGGCGATCCAAGTGCAGGGAGTTTCCTTTTCGTACGGTCGTCGCCGCGCCATTGAGAATGTGACGTTGGAGGTGCGCAAGGGTGACTTTGTCGCGCTCGTCGGCCCCAGTGGGGCGGGGAAGTCCACGCTTGCGGACCTGGTACTTCGATTATACGACCCAGAGGCTGGCACTATTCTCATGGATGGGGTCGATGTTCGAACCTACCATCAGCGAGAGTATCGACAGCTGTTCGGAGTCGTCTCGCAGGAGAATTTACTCTTTCATGACACCGTGCGGAACAATATCCGTTTTGGCCGTCCGTCACTCACAGACGCCGATTTGGAGCGGGCCGCTCGCATTGCAAATGCTCATGATTTCATCATGGCATTGCCACAGGGGTACGACACGCTGATTGGAGATCGGGGTACGCGTCTCTCGGGAGGAGAGCGGCAACGGGTGGCGATCGCGCGCGCGGTAGTGCATCGTCCCAAGATCCTGATATTGGATGAAGCGACCAGTGCGCTCGACAGTACATCAGAGCGACTCGTACAAGACGCGATCAATCGTGTTGTTTCTGAGGCAACTGCGATCGTCATTGCGCATCGGTTATCCACGGTAATGCACGCTGACCGTATTGTCGTGCTCGACCGCGGCCGGATCGAAGCCATCGGGTCACACTCAGACTTACTCGACGTCAGTCCAACTTACCGTCATTTCTGCAGTCTCCAACTCAGTGCGTTAGACATTCCTCTAACACCGAAAGAGGATGGTGCGTGA
- a CDS encoding NAD(P)-dependent oxidoreductase: MSKRVLVTGGAGYLGSVLCERLLQTGYQVTVVDNLLYSQHALFHLCSHRGFDFHHGDARDEKQMNPLIAEADVLIPLAAIVGAPACDRDPALATSVNLEAVQMMNRLRNRHQLMIYPTTNSGYGAKSGKVHCTEDTLLEPISFYGKMKAQAETELLQCKNVITLRLATVFGMSPRMRLDLLVNHFVYAAVSEGYLVLFEKDFKRNYIHILDVADCFMHCIENADAMVGRCYNVGLDAANLSKEELALKIKEYVPGFYLHAAPVGEDPDKRNYIVSNQRLREAGFEAHRTLDQGIQELIKGYRMLARTPLKNS, encoded by the coding sequence ATGAGTAAGCGAGTTTTGGTAACGGGTGGAGCTGGTTATCTTGGATCTGTTCTCTGTGAACGGCTCCTTCAGACCGGATATCAGGTCACAGTGGTTGACAACCTGCTTTACTCCCAACACGCCCTCTTTCATCTCTGCTCGCACCGGGGATTCGACTTTCATCACGGTGATGCCAGGGATGAGAAGCAGATGAATCCCTTAATTGCTGAAGCCGACGTATTGATTCCGCTGGCCGCAATTGTCGGTGCGCCTGCGTGCGACCGGGATCCAGCGTTGGCCACGTCGGTGAACCTAGAAGCCGTGCAAATGATGAATCGCCTGCGCAATAGACACCAGCTGATGATTTACCCAACCACCAACAGTGGGTATGGTGCCAAGTCGGGGAAGGTGCATTGCACCGAGGACACGCTGTTAGAGCCGATCTCGTTCTACGGAAAGATGAAAGCGCAGGCGGAAACAGAACTCCTACAGTGCAAGAACGTCATTACTCTCCGTTTAGCTACGGTGTTCGGAATGTCCCCGAGAATGCGGCTGGACTTGCTCGTGAATCATTTTGTGTATGCTGCGGTTAGTGAAGGGTATCTCGTTCTGTTTGAAAAAGACTTTAAGCGTAATTACATTCACATTCTTGATGTGGCCGACTGCTTTATGCACTGTATTGAAAATGCGGATGCCATGGTGGGTCGCTGCTATAACGTCGGACTTGACGCAGCCAATCTTTCTAAGGAAGAACTTGCTCTGAAGATAAAAGAATACGTTCCGGGGTTCTATCTGCACGCTGCTCCTGTGGGCGAGGACCCCGACAAACGAAACTACATTGTATCTAACCAGCGTTTGCGCGAGGCCGGCTTTGAGGCGCATCGCACGCTCGACCAAGGTATCCAAGAGTTGATCAAAGGTTATCGGATGCTTGCGCGGACCCCTTTGAAAAATTCGTGA
- a CDS encoding GDP-mannose 4,6-dehydratase: protein MTAERRRFQRVLITGIAGSGGSYLAEYIVEHHPDAEVHGICRWHSTTSTDNLAAIRASIRLHEADLMDFSSVVAVMRSVQPDVIFHLAAYANVQASFTTANAVLANNILGTSNLFEAVRLADIDPIIQLCSTSEVYGQVDPKNVPITEECPMRPASPYAVSKAAQDLLGHSYWMSYKLKIIRTRMFSYLNPRRIDLFATSFAKQIAWIEAGLIPNDLRHGNLDSVRTLIDVRDAMRAYWETVEKCEPGEVYNIGGTTTMTVGDFLGKLIELASVPVNTRCDPDLLRPVDVTLQIPSVEKFSQATDWKPTVSFEQSMADLLAYWRREAKGAVHPDESVGPF from the coding sequence GTGACTGCAGAGCGCAGGAGGTTTCAACGGGTATTGATTACTGGCATCGCTGGCTCCGGTGGAAGTTACCTAGCGGAGTACATCGTGGAGCATCACCCCGACGCCGAGGTGCATGGCATTTGTCGGTGGCACAGTACCACTTCCACAGACAACCTGGCCGCCATCCGCGCGAGTATTCGCCTACACGAAGCAGACCTGATGGATTTCAGCTCAGTGGTTGCGGTCATGCGGTCTGTGCAGCCTGATGTGATTTTCCATTTGGCGGCCTATGCAAATGTCCAGGCCTCGTTTACCACTGCCAACGCGGTGTTGGCCAATAACATACTTGGCACCAGCAATCTCTTTGAGGCTGTCCGTTTGGCGGATATTGATCCGATTATTCAACTGTGTAGCACCTCCGAAGTCTATGGGCAGGTCGACCCGAAGAATGTACCAATTACGGAAGAGTGCCCAATGCGACCGGCCAGCCCTTATGCGGTTTCAAAAGCGGCTCAAGATCTCCTCGGTCACTCATATTGGATGAGCTACAAATTGAAAATCATTCGGACACGCATGTTTTCATACCTGAACCCGAGACGAATCGACCTATTCGCAACAAGCTTTGCGAAACAGATTGCGTGGATTGAGGCAGGTCTGATTCCCAACGATCTGCGTCATGGCAATTTAGACAGTGTGCGAACCTTGATTGATGTCCGCGACGCGATGCGGGCCTACTGGGAAACGGTTGAAAAGTGTGAGCCGGGCGAGGTCTACAACATTGGCGGTACAACGACCATGACGGTTGGTGACTTTTTAGGCAAGCTTATCGAGTTGGCGTCTGTTCCAGTCAATACTAGATGTGACCCCGATTTGCTACGTCCGGTGGACGTCACACTACAGATTCCTAGTGTTGAAAAATTTAGTCAAGCGACAGACTGGAAGCCGACGGTCTCATTTGAGCAAAGCATGGCGGATCTTTTGGCCTATTGGAGACGTGAAGCTAAAGGCGCGGTGCATCCCGACGAGTCTGTAGGACCATTCTGA